The DNA region taaaaatctctttatGCTTTCCGTTATAGTATAGGCCCTCGCTGGATTGTGCCCGGCACTGAAAACGTCAGAATTAGCCGGCTGTGAAATTTCTATTTCCCCCTCCCTTCCCAAAGcatcaaaaaaagaaaaaatcaTTTTCATTAAACTTTTGGTCTTGTACAAGTTAGCATTTCTCTATAGGGTTTAATCCAACCGAATCAGTTCGGAACAAAACCCAGGGCGTCGCCGTCTTCCTTGTAAATTAGGATTTGTAATTTGAATTTAGCCAGGTGAGTCCCTCATGGAGTCCATCTCCTGAGGTGGCGCAGGACGGCTGCACATACCAGTTTCTGTCTCTGATCCTGGTCAACCCTAGCTTCTCCTGAATTTCGTGTGGCTTCATGGCATCGGGCAGGTCCTGCTTGTTGGCGAAGATCAGGATGATGGCATCCCGCATCTCGCGGTCGTTGATGATCCGGTGCAGCTCCTGCTTAGCCTCGTCGATGCGGTCTCGGTCGGCGCAATCTACCACGAAGATTAACCCCTGCGTGCCCGTGTAGTAGTGCCG from Stegostoma tigrinum isolate sSteTig4 chromosome 39, sSteTig4.hap1, whole genome shotgun sequence includes:
- the LOC125447781 gene encoding ADP-ribosylation factor 6-like; this translates as MGGAFAKIFGSKEMRILMLGLDAAGKTTILYKLKLGQSVTTIPTVGFNVETVTYKNVKFNVWDVGGQDKIRPLWRHYYTGTQGLIFVVDCADRDRIDEAKQELHRIINDREMRDAIILIFANKQDLPDAMKPHEIQEKLGLTRIRDRNWYVQPSCATSGDGLHEGLTWLNSNYKS